A window from Sphingobacterium hotanense encodes these proteins:
- the murB gene encoding UDP-N-acetylmuramate dehydrogenase, which yields MKNTLQTAVSLKDFNTFGIEAKANKYIRITEESSLKELYEQDAFKQKFFVLGGGSNVLFTEDYDGLIVHIANKGIQHFIEGNQVFVTASAGEVWNDLVWYCIKHDFPGMENLALIPGTVGASPIQNIGAYGTELMHIFYSCRAFDTHTGEFVTFTNVDCQFSYRDSIFKKEHKGRYIICSVTYKLSLFGQINTSYGAIEAELAKRNIQEPNIKDVAEVVSYIRVEKLPDPTTVGNAGSFFKNPIISKTQFINLQAQHPDIVHYPMGNDEEKLAAGWLIEQCGWKGKEVGEVAVWKNQALVLTNKGAASGAQIYEVSSKIVDDVLSKFGVKLEREVNVL from the coding sequence ATGAAAAACACCCTTCAAACAGCTGTCTCCCTAAAGGATTTTAATACGTTCGGAATTGAAGCTAAGGCAAATAAATATATTAGAATCACGGAGGAGTCGAGTTTGAAGGAACTGTATGAGCAAGATGCCTTCAAGCAGAAGTTCTTTGTTTTAGGTGGTGGAAGCAATGTTTTGTTTACTGAAGACTATGATGGGCTTATTGTCCACATTGCCAACAAGGGTATACAGCATTTCATCGAAGGCAACCAAGTCTTTGTAACCGCATCAGCTGGAGAAGTATGGAACGACTTAGTTTGGTATTGTATCAAGCACGACTTTCCGGGCATGGAAAACCTTGCACTTATCCCTGGTACCGTTGGAGCCTCACCTATTCAAAATATTGGGGCTTATGGTACAGAATTGATGCACATCTTCTATTCTTGCCGCGCATTTGACACCCATACCGGCGAATTTGTAACTTTTACGAACGTCGACTGCCAATTCTCCTACCGCGATAGCATTTTTAAGAAAGAGCATAAAGGAAGATACATTATCTGTAGTGTAACCTACAAACTTTCCTTATTCGGACAGATCAATACCAGCTACGGCGCGATCGAAGCCGAACTAGCAAAAAGAAACATCCAGGAACCTAACATTAAAGATGTCGCAGAGGTCGTTTCGTATATCCGCGTCGAAAAACTACCGGATCCAACTACCGTTGGCAATGCCGGCAGCTTCTTCAAAAACCCAATCATCAGCAAAACGCAGTTTATCAACCTACAGGCACAACACCCTGATATTGTGCACTATCCAATGGGCAATGATGAGGAAAAATTAGCTGCGGGATGGCTTATTGAACAGTGCGGATGGAAAGGAAAAGAAGTCGGCGAAGTCGCAGTGTGGAAAAATCAAGCTTTGGTACTTACTAACAAAGGAGCAGCAAGTGGAGCACAAATTTATGAAGTATCGTCCAAAATTGTGGACGATGTTTTATCGAAGTTCGGTGTAAAACTCGAACGCGAGGTAAACGTTTTATAA
- a CDS encoding PfkB family carbohydrate kinase gives MSLVIVGTVAFDAIETPFGKTDKIVGGAATYAGLAASYLYSDVKLVSVIGEDFGDDNLNIITSKGIDVEGLEIVPGGKSFFWSGRYHNDMNSRDTLITELNVLADFDPKIPASYQDCEYLLLGNLTPAVQSATLERLTNKPKLVVLDTMNFWMDVAMDGLKEVLKKVDVLTINDAEARQLSGEFSLVKAAEKILEMGPQYLIIKKGEHGALLFGEGQVFSAPALPLADVFDPTGAGDSFAGGFIGYLAKLQSINFANMKNAIIFGSALASFCVEKFGTERLENLTSEEIKARIQQFVALSKFEISE, from the coding sequence ATGAGTTTAGTAATCGTTGGAACCGTAGCGTTCGATGCTATCGAAACCCCTTTCGGAAAAACTGATAAAATCGTTGGTGGTGCTGCTACCTATGCAGGTTTAGCTGCTTCCTATTTATATTCAGATGTGAAGCTTGTTTCGGTGATAGGTGAGGATTTTGGAGATGACAACTTAAATATCATCACTTCGAAAGGTATCGACGTAGAAGGTTTGGAAATTGTTCCTGGTGGAAAATCATTTTTTTGGTCAGGTCGTTACCACAACGATATGAATAGCCGCGATACATTAATTACGGAATTGAATGTCTTAGCGGATTTCGATCCTAAAATTCCGGCATCTTATCAAGACTGCGAGTACTTGTTATTGGGCAACTTAACGCCTGCTGTTCAGTCAGCAACCTTAGAGCGCTTGACGAACAAACCTAAGTTAGTGGTGTTGGATACCATGAACTTTTGGATGGACGTAGCGATGGATGGCTTGAAAGAAGTGTTGAAGAAGGTAGATGTATTGACCATCAATGATGCAGAAGCACGCCAATTGTCTGGAGAATTTTCTTTGGTAAAAGCAGCTGAGAAAATCTTAGAAATGGGGCCACAGTATCTTATCATCAAAAAAGGAGAGCATGGCGCTTTATTATTCGGTGAAGGACAAGTTTTCTCTGCTCCGGCATTGCCATTAGCAGATGTGTTTGATCCGACAGGAGCGGGCGATTCTTTTGCAGGTGGATTTATTGGCTATTTAGCGAAATTGCAATCGATCAACTTTGCAAACATGAAGAATGCAATCATTTTTGGTTCAGCCTTAGCTTCATTCTGTGTTGAGAAATTTGGAACGGAAAGATTGGAAAATCTAACCTCAGAAGAAATAAAAGCACGTATTCAACAGTTCGTTGCTTTATCAAAATTTGAGATAAGCGAATAA
- a CDS encoding TolB-like translocation protein translates to MKLIIRYLTALTLTINTVSVFGQLIDNEQPHSSVKWEQINRPNFQLIFPQEFRNSASLLAHRIDSMLVLASEDLGRKPKKISIILHENHIEQNGFAQLAPRKVEAFSTPGPASDNQEWLPNLIQHELRHVAQFDKLTGKMSGPFLEQLALAFYGIHLPAWYFEGDAVSIETQFSSGGRGRLPSFLMPLRTNEMTGKTYTFDKNILGSFRDITPSYYLTGYLMNTYLTNHFGYPVKGQIMEDMRRHLLRPYNFNRALRKATNMNSHDLYKATISDLRSTWEDSGKLPSQAEIRPNYQRYFSHLFLPQSDGSDAIFYLFQSPQEVKQFREWSNGKEKTLLKIGYQLTPYFHQSGDFIVWDEIRKDGRFGKQTYNIIRLYNIKTGLSESLSRDSRLYSPIIDAEKGGIYAIQVDQDNAASLVYIDIISKEQSKIIDFPVGILVQQPALNDKKDKIVAIAVSEKGTNLMEIDLQTKATSLVFPWSNQQFERPIYAGEDLIFKAHFDQIDNIYRYSKRENKTYRISNSAFGAFYPSLSTDGNLLYNEYQNDGYRLAKLKLRNENQEEIKPVFEAPAITDQQISGTFSNKLKVENGDFEVEKYNTLSDFFNFHSLSISANNFEDFDNYKPGIFWLANDLMNTSQLKLGYEYDMDIEKSIYSAELVYQKYYPKFIAKYQNRGRIGYAKSSNPNAETIQFDYRDHYYSFEMQLPFSLYRGNNIYSFGLNVGTSYQKNYDLSINNLKNFNEEIILPMNYIAYFNRNVRRSSMDLVPRWGQNISIIYRHLPFENELDGNLFAIKSNFFFPGFFANHAFQARFNYQDNTGRFDNSYEIPMISAFGHFKSGKVSNNLMLNYRFPIAYPDWTIGSLAYIKRFHGYFFADYQNLHNSDIAPKTYGIGLSVDLNIFRYKLPDFGIGSKLSYINDASATNKIVPSFSFSYSY, encoded by the coding sequence ATGAAATTAATTATCAGATATTTAACCGCATTAACATTAACCATAAATACAGTATCAGTTTTTGGACAGCTCATCGACAACGAGCAACCCCATTCTTCCGTGAAATGGGAGCAGATAAACCGTCCAAATTTCCAACTGATCTTCCCTCAGGAATTCAGAAATTCCGCCTCGCTCCTAGCCCATAGGATCGACAGTATGCTTGTACTAGCGAGCGAAGATTTAGGTAGAAAACCGAAGAAGATTTCAATAATTCTTCACGAAAATCATATTGAGCAGAACGGATTTGCACAGCTGGCACCTCGGAAAGTAGAGGCATTTTCTACCCCAGGACCAGCATCGGACAACCAAGAATGGCTACCCAATTTGATACAACATGAACTTCGACATGTAGCCCAATTTGACAAGTTGACAGGCAAAATGAGCGGACCATTTTTGGAGCAATTGGCTCTTGCATTCTATGGAATTCACCTTCCGGCTTGGTACTTTGAAGGCGATGCCGTCTCCATCGAAACGCAATTTTCAAGTGGCGGTCGAGGGCGACTTCCTTCCTTTTTGATGCCACTTCGAACCAACGAAATGACCGGAAAAACATATACTTTTGACAAAAACATACTCGGCTCTTTTCGGGATATCACCCCCTCTTACTACCTCACCGGCTACCTCATGAACACCTACCTGACCAACCATTTTGGCTACCCGGTGAAGGGTCAAATTATGGAAGATATGAGGAGGCATTTGCTCCGACCATACAACTTCAATCGAGCACTTCGGAAGGCTACAAATATGAATAGCCATGACCTCTATAAGGCTACCATTTCGGACCTTCGGTCGACTTGGGAAGACAGCGGAAAACTGCCAAGTCAAGCGGAAATTAGACCCAATTATCAACGCTATTTTTCGCATCTTTTCCTTCCACAGTCGGATGGATCGGATGCCATTTTCTACCTATTTCAATCCCCTCAAGAGGTGAAACAATTCCGAGAATGGAGCAACGGAAAAGAGAAAACATTGTTGAAAATCGGCTATCAACTGACCCCATATTTCCATCAATCGGGCGATTTTATCGTTTGGGATGAGATTCGAAAGGATGGCAGATTTGGCAAACAAACCTACAATATTATTCGATTATACAATATAAAGACTGGGCTCTCGGAGAGCTTGTCTCGTGATTCGCGCCTTTACAGCCCTATAATCGACGCAGAGAAAGGCGGTATATACGCGATCCAAGTGGATCAAGATAATGCCGCTAGCCTCGTTTATATCGATATTATTTCTAAGGAACAGTCAAAAATTATCGATTTTCCGGTGGGAATCCTGGTTCAACAGCCTGCTTTGAACGACAAAAAAGATAAGATTGTAGCGATCGCAGTGAGTGAAAAAGGGACAAATCTGATGGAAATAGACCTTCAAACAAAGGCTACTTCACTTGTTTTTCCATGGTCAAATCAACAATTCGAACGTCCAATATATGCCGGAGAAGACCTAATTTTCAAAGCACATTTTGACCAAATCGACAATATTTACCGTTACTCTAAACGCGAAAATAAGACTTATAGAATAAGTAATTCTGCCTTCGGAGCGTTCTATCCTTCCCTCTCTACCGACGGAAATTTACTCTATAATGAGTACCAAAATGATGGATACAGACTAGCAAAATTGAAATTAAGAAACGAAAATCAAGAGGAAATCAAGCCGGTTTTCGAGGCGCCGGCGATCACAGATCAGCAGATTTCTGGCACATTTTCGAACAAGCTAAAGGTAGAAAATGGCGACTTTGAAGTAGAAAAATACAATACCCTAAGTGACTTTTTCAACTTCCATAGCCTTAGTATTAGCGCCAATAACTTCGAAGATTTCGATAATTATAAGCCCGGAATCTTCTGGCTGGCGAACGATTTAATGAATACAAGTCAGCTGAAATTAGGCTACGAATATGATATGGATATCGAAAAAAGCATCTATTCTGCCGAGCTTGTTTACCAAAAATACTATCCAAAATTCATCGCGAAATACCAAAATAGAGGACGAATTGGCTACGCAAAATCTTCAAATCCTAATGCCGAAACCATACAATTCGACTACCGAGACCATTATTATTCCTTCGAAATGCAGCTCCCTTTTTCCCTATATCGCGGAAATAACATCTATAGTTTTGGTCTAAACGTGGGGACTTCTTACCAGAAAAACTACGATTTGAGCATTAATAATCTGAAGAATTTCAATGAAGAAATCATCCTTCCGATGAATTACATTGCCTATTTCAACAGGAATGTTCGTCGTAGCAGCATGGATTTGGTGCCGCGCTGGGGACAAAATATCAGCATTATCTACCGACATTTACCCTTCGAAAACGAGCTCGACGGAAACCTTTTTGCCATAAAATCGAACTTCTTTTTCCCCGGATTCTTCGCCAACCACGCCTTCCAAGCACGCTTCAACTACCAAGATAATACCGGTAGATTTGATAACTCATACGAGATTCCAATGATCAGTGCATTCGGGCATTTCAAGTCCGGAAAGGTCTCCAATAACTTAATGTTGAACTATAGATTCCCTATCGCCTACCCTGATTGGACAATCGGATCGCTAGCTTACATCAAGCGATTCCACGGCTATTTCTTCGCTGATTACCAAAACCTGCATAACAGCGATATCGCCCCTAAAACCTACGGAATAGGCCTGTCTGTTGACCTCAATATCTTCCGATATAAACTCCCTGATTTCGGTATCGGAAGCAAATTAAGCTATATCAATGATGCCAGCGCAACGAATAAGATCGTGCCGAGCTTTAGTTTTTCATATTCATATTAG
- a CDS encoding phosphoglycerate kinase — protein sequence MKTIDDLNFNGKKALIRVDFNVPLDENFNITDDNRIQGAAPTIKKILKDGGSVILMSHLGRPKEGPTDKYSLKHIVKHLSDVLGVDVQFADDCIGQEAIDKAAALESGQVLLLENLRFYKEEEKGDRDFAEKLSKLGDVYVNDAFGTAHRAHASTAVIAEFFPNNKYFGYLMAREIENAEKVMNKPERPFTAIMGGAKVSDKLELIEALLDKVDNLIIGGGMAYTFIKARGGEIGKSLVELDKLDLANELVKKADEKGVNLVLPTDAQIADRFANDANVYDGPNDEIPADMQGLDIGKESSEHFHDVIMASNTLLWNGPMGVFEMDTFAKGTKAVADAVVAATERGAFSLIGGGDSAAAVSKFGMTEHVSYVSTGGGALLEYMEGKTLPGVKAILD from the coding sequence ATGAAAACTATCGACGATTTAAATTTTAACGGAAAAAAAGCACTAATCAGAGTTGATTTCAACGTGCCACTTGACGAGAACTTCAATATCACTGATGATAACCGTATTCAAGGTGCTGCACCGACAATCAAAAAGATTCTTAAGGACGGAGGTTCTGTTATTTTAATGTCTCACTTAGGAAGACCAAAAGAAGGACCTACGGACAAATATTCCCTTAAACATATCGTAAAGCATCTTTCTGATGTGTTAGGCGTAGATGTGCAGTTCGCTGATGACTGCATCGGTCAAGAAGCAATTGATAAAGCAGCAGCGTTAGAATCAGGACAGGTATTATTATTAGAAAACCTACGCTTCTATAAAGAAGAGGAAAAAGGTGACCGCGACTTCGCTGAAAAGCTATCTAAGTTAGGCGATGTTTATGTAAATGATGCTTTCGGAACTGCACATAGAGCGCATGCTTCTACGGCAGTAATCGCTGAATTTTTCCCGAACAATAAATATTTCGGATACCTAATGGCTCGTGAAATAGAGAATGCAGAGAAGGTGATGAACAAGCCTGAGCGTCCATTCACAGCGATCATGGGTGGTGCCAAAGTATCTGATAAATTAGAACTTATTGAAGCGCTATTAGATAAAGTAGATAATTTGATCATCGGCGGCGGTATGGCTTATACCTTCATTAAAGCACGTGGTGGTGAAATAGGAAAGTCATTAGTCGAGTTAGACAAGCTAGATTTAGCCAATGAATTGGTTAAAAAAGCAGATGAAAAAGGTGTTAACCTTGTTTTACCAACCGATGCGCAGATCGCAGATCGTTTCGCTAATGATGCTAATGTATATGATGGTCCTAACGACGAAATCCCTGCAGATATGCAAGGTTTAGATATCGGCAAAGAGTCTTCAGAACACTTCCACGATGTTATTATGGCATCCAATACCTTATTATGGAATGGTCCAATGGGTGTGTTTGAAATGGATACATTCGCAAAAGGGACAAAAGCCGTTGCAGACGCTGTTGTAGCCGCAACAGAACGCGGAGCATTCTCCCTAATCGGTGGTGGTGACTCAGCTGCTGCAGTATCCAAATTCGGTATGACCGAGCATGTGAGCTATGTGAGTACCGGTGGTGGAGCTCTTCTAGAATACATGGAAGGCAAGACTTTACCAGGAGTTAAAGCAATCTTAGACTAG
- a CDS encoding class I SAM-dependent methyltransferase produces MQNKSTLQEIEERFDKDVERFSNLETGQATMLDSAFNLDLITDCIQQHYPNLSSVLDIGCGAGNYDVKLLSRVTSNPSVHLLDLSQPMLDKAKERVSPLTQGEVKTFKGDFRTVDLVENSYDVIIATAVLHHLRDDNDWETAFVRLHRLLKPGGSIWIFDMIQQNTPKLQEIIYTQRYGNFLIHLKNEEYRDHVFAYIEKEDSPRPLVYQLNLLQQVGFRQVDVLHKNLCMASYVAFK; encoded by the coding sequence ATGCAAAACAAATCCACTTTACAGGAAATAGAAGAAAGATTCGACAAGGATGTCGAACGATTCTCCAACTTAGAAACAGGCCAGGCAACCATGCTAGACTCCGCCTTCAACCTCGACCTGATCACAGACTGCATACAGCAGCACTACCCCAACCTATCATCCGTTCTTGATATCGGCTGTGGCGCGGGCAACTATGACGTTAAGTTATTATCTCGCGTAACGAGCAATCCCAGTGTACACCTACTCGATTTAAGCCAACCCATGCTCGACAAAGCAAAAGAGCGGGTAAGTCCACTAACCCAAGGAGAGGTGAAAACATTCAAGGGCGACTTCCGTACGGTGGATCTCGTTGAAAACAGTTACGATGTTATCATCGCTACTGCGGTATTACATCACCTCCGCGATGATAATGATTGGGAAACGGCCTTCGTCCGACTCCATAGACTCCTCAAACCGGGAGGAAGCATCTGGATTTTTGACATGATCCAACAAAACACGCCAAAACTGCAAGAGATCATCTACACGCAACGCTACGGTAATTTCCTGATCCATCTTAAAAACGAAGAGTACCGCGACCATGTATTTGCCTACATCGAAAAAGAAGATTCGCCAAGGCCGCTGGTCTACCAGCTGAACTTGCTGCAGCAAGTAGGATTTCGACAAGTCGACGTTTTGCACAAAAATCTATGCATGGCTTCCTATGTAGCCTTCAAATAA
- a CDS encoding 2OG-Fe(II) oxygenase translates to MENIEERIAGYDWAQLSDDLHQKGYATVPSLLTAEECEQLKSGYDDSSLYRKTIVMARYRFGLGEYKYFNYPLPNLIQMIRTSIYPKLAPIANTWFRVLNQDVQFPLEHDELLKRCRLNGQEKATVLILKYGPGGFNTLHQDLYGDVYFPMQLVLMLSEPDEDYEGGEFVLTQQIPRAQSKAIVLKPKKGDALIFTTNFKPEKGTRGYYRVNMKHGVSELRNGERYSLGIIFHDAST, encoded by the coding sequence ATGGAAAATATAGAAGAGAGAATTGCGGGTTACGATTGGGCGCAGTTGAGCGATGACTTGCATCAGAAAGGATATGCGACGGTGCCTTCGCTGCTCACTGCGGAGGAATGTGAGCAGTTGAAGTCAGGTTATGACGATTCAAGTCTTTATCGGAAGACCATTGTAATGGCGCGGTATCGGTTTGGGTTGGGGGAGTACAAGTATTTCAACTACCCATTGCCGAATCTTATACAGATGATTCGAACTAGTATTTATCCCAAATTGGCGCCTATTGCCAATACATGGTTTCGTGTCCTTAATCAGGATGTTCAATTTCCGTTAGAGCATGACGAACTTCTAAAGCGATGTCGGTTGAATGGGCAGGAGAAGGCGACGGTGTTGATCTTAAAGTATGGTCCCGGCGGTTTCAATACCCTTCATCAGGATCTGTATGGGGATGTTTATTTCCCGATGCAGCTGGTTTTGATGTTGAGCGAACCCGACGAGGACTATGAGGGCGGCGAGTTTGTACTGACGCAGCAGATACCGCGGGCGCAGTCGAAGGCCATCGTACTGAAACCTAAAAAAGGCGATGCCCTAATTTTTACCACTAATTTCAAACCCGAGAAGGGAACGAGAGGATATTATCGCGTCAATATGAAGCACGGTGTCAGCGAGCTGCGCAATGGCGAACGTTATAGTTTGGGGATTATTTTTCACGACGCAAGTACCTAA
- a CDS encoding Ada metal-binding domain-containing protein, protein MKQHVDLTDKELRAAIRGGNIQFGGNTKLKIYGLLSCSSGKRMKRANRVFFEKEEEALAEGYRPCGNCMRSSYQKWKQDTEKG, encoded by the coding sequence ATGAAGCAGCATGTCGATTTAACAGATAAAGAATTGCGCGCAGCAATCCGCGGAGGAAATATTCAATTTGGAGGAAATACTAAGTTAAAAATTTACGGGCTCCTGAGCTGCTCATCCGGAAAACGGATGAAGCGAGCTAATCGCGTGTTTTTCGAAAAGGAGGAGGAAGCACTGGCGGAAGGTTATCGCCCCTGCGGCAATTGCATGCGCTCAAGCTACCAAAAATGGAAACAGGATACGGAGAAGGGATAG
- a CDS encoding RNA polymerase sigma factor — MNKLEFNTLVIKHSDSLKSYARNFTRDQDDANDLVQDTLLKAVTYFKNFRDGTNLKGWLYTIMKNTFINNYRRVVKTNTFITKEEEISQTNLVVSASKNKGENKFVMEDINYALSKLSDEYYVPFTMYFEGYKYHEISDHLKIPIGTVKTRIHVARKSMKKTLASYKFEAE; from the coding sequence ATGAACAAACTAGAATTTAACACACTTGTCATCAAACATTCCGATTCACTAAAAAGCTATGCCCGTAACTTTACTCGTGATCAGGATGATGCAAATGACTTGGTGCAGGATACACTGCTCAAAGCAGTGACCTACTTCAAGAACTTTAGAGACGGAACGAATTTAAAGGGATGGTTATACACAATCATGAAAAACACCTTTATCAACAATTACCGTCGGGTCGTAAAAACAAACACCTTCATTACCAAGGAAGAGGAAATTTCACAAACAAACTTAGTCGTGTCAGCTAGCAAGAACAAAGGCGAAAATAAATTCGTCATGGAAGACATCAACTATGCGCTTTCAAAACTATCAGACGAATACTATGTACCATTTACGATGTATTTCGAAGGGTATAAATACCATGAAATCTCCGACCACTTGAAAATCCCGATCGGGACAGTGAAAACTAGAATCCACGTGGCAAGAAAGTCCATGAAAAAAACCTTAGCTTCTTATAAATTCGAAGCTGAATAG
- the mgtE gene encoding magnesium transporter, with translation MEELAMLVAHVEQLIERGDQAELADYLNELNISDVEELIDELPEHGPLFLETLSLKRAVNVFRILDFPTQERIFKKLKATTIRELLNEMPPDDRTSFFSELTGDVVKRLIILLTPEERKEALSLLGYPEDSVGRLMTPDYITVKEHWTMQRVLDHIRRYGGASETIDVLYVIDAEGKLMDDVRIKDVLLADPETVVSDLIDNRLISLRANDPQEEAVSIFRMNNRVALPVVDDRDIMLGIVTIDDILWVANEEYSEDMQRIGGTEALDEPYLDVSIFHLVKKRAGWLIVLFLGQLLTVTVLNHYEDKLTTVLVMLMPVIMSSGGNSGSQASTLIIQAMAMGEVTLRDWWIVMRREILSGTLLGVILGGLGFFRISVEEAFRHTYGDLWYLYGCAIGLSLVGVVLWGSLVGSMLPFILRRCGADPASSSAPFVSTIVDVTGLIIYFTFATLILKDVLF, from the coding sequence ATGGAAGAATTAGCAATGCTAGTAGCACATGTGGAGCAATTGATTGAGCGTGGAGACCAGGCGGAGCTTGCAGATTATTTAAACGAATTGAACATCTCCGATGTGGAGGAGTTAATTGACGAACTTCCTGAACATGGACCTCTGTTTTTAGAGACCTTAAGTCTCAAAAGAGCCGTTAATGTTTTCCGTATTTTGGACTTCCCAACCCAAGAGCGGATCTTCAAAAAACTAAAGGCTACAACCATCCGTGAACTCCTTAACGAGATGCCTCCCGATGACCGTACTTCCTTCTTCTCCGAGCTGACTGGCGACGTTGTAAAAAGACTCATTATTCTGTTGACTCCGGAGGAGCGAAAAGAAGCACTCTCGCTACTCGGCTATCCCGAAGATAGTGTGGGTCGTCTGATGACGCCAGACTATATCACCGTGAAAGAACATTGGACGATGCAGCGAGTGTTGGATCACATCCGCCGATATGGTGGAGCATCCGAAACGATTGATGTACTCTATGTCATCGATGCTGAAGGAAAGCTGATGGATGACGTCCGGATTAAGGACGTGCTCTTGGCGGATCCTGAAACTGTTGTTTCTGACTTAATCGATAATCGACTTATCTCACTTCGCGCAAACGACCCGCAGGAAGAAGCGGTTTCTATATTCCGGATGAACAATCGCGTTGCCCTTCCTGTTGTTGACGATCGTGACATCATGTTAGGTATCGTGACGATCGATGATATCCTTTGGGTGGCGAACGAAGAGTACTCGGAAGACATGCAACGTATCGGGGGTACCGAGGCTTTAGACGAGCCTTACTTGGATGTCTCGATTTTTCATCTTGTGAAAAAGAGAGCCGGCTGGTTGATCGTCTTGTTTCTGGGGCAACTGCTAACCGTGACGGTGCTGAATCACTACGAAGATAAACTGACCACCGTGTTGGTGATGCTGATGCCAGTGATCATGTCGAGTGGAGGGAACAGCGGATCGCAAGCATCGACGCTGATCATCCAGGCGATGGCGATGGGCGAGGTGACTTTGCGCGACTGGTGGATCGTGATGCGTCGCGAGATTTTGTCGGGTACACTGCTAGGGGTTATCCTAGGTGGACTCGGGTTTTTCCGAATCTCCGTCGAAGAAGCATTCCGTCATACCTACGGCGACCTATGGTATCTCTATGGGTGCGCGATAGGATTGTCTCTGGTGGGCGTCGTCCTTTGGGGTTCTCTTGTTGGTTCCATGCTGCCGTTCATCTTACGTCGATGTGGGGCAGACCCAGCGAGCTCCTCAGCTCCCTTCGTATCAACGATTGTCGACGTCACAGGCTTGATTATCTATTTTACTTTTGCAACGCTTATCCTCAAGGATGTGCTGTTTTAA